The sequence GCCGCTTATATATAGTAGTAATAGTAAAGTAATAATCAGACCACATATACAAATATACATCATGTTATCTAGTTAGACGCAagcaggctctgataccaactgatGAAAAACAAGTATGAACAGCGGAAGCAAATAGCCAAGATCACTTGCATATAATATAGACAACACATAATCACTGATTTTACTCAAACATATCTCTTGAAGCGTGACCGCTATCGCGAAAAGAGCCTTCAAGTCATCTTCCAATTCCACAGTCTTTTGTTGTGTGACCCGAATAATgcccgaaattagcaaaattcGTGTGGGCGAATTTCTCCTTGGAAAACCAtgtagtaaaaatattttctccttatGGAATAAGACCACTTAATATAGCCAcaggttttagggtttaaaaccttttcCTAAACCTGTTGGGCCTTCCTTTTCCACcaagaaatataatttttttttaattcctaattattcAGGTACAACAGGGACCACAATATCTAATTAATGAGACTTTTTATTATGGACTTAATTCAAAATATCCGAATTAATACTgccataataaattacgaattatttcACTAAAAATTCATAACTGTACTTCTCAGTTCAATTTTGAAATTCTTTCGTTAAACCTTATTTAGCTCCCcgtgttaagattcagatactaatcaaataaattaaattactgacaatttaattcatttattattttctttagacttttgCTTAACTTGTAtcatgtgacggatacaaaatccacttgcagggtttacacatgaaaacttataagctttcataaaggtatatCATCTATCTCTAGACCAAGATATGGATTCCTTCAACTAACTATTATTTCGCCAGTGTATATCATCATTGTCCAATTTACCAGGTATATTGACCCACAAAcaaatctcgccttttaataaatcaaaacaataaataatatacacaaccaataacaattatatcaagattaagagtataagtacttTTAGTGGCTAGAGaagttattttattaagtcagtataaaatacttatcccTACTTGGTCCGTTTAATACATACAAATTGTACTAGCACACGAAGTCAGAATTAAATTATTTCCATAATCAAGATATCTTTGACAAGTACCGAACGCAATGCTCGGGATGATAGTTTTATGGCCCATCTCTATAGGATGATGGATTTGCAGCTAAGGATAGGAGGTCAACCAACCACATCTGAGGAGAGGACCTTATTGGAGCAGCGGTACCCGCTCAACGCTCATGGCCAGCAGCTGGTTGGGACAGGTGATGGCTACAGACTCCCCGATGATGAGGATATACACACTCCTGAGCAGCCTTAGGTCGAGCCGGAGCAGTCAGATGATgaggacgatgatgatgatgaggaggaagcaCATGATGAAGAGTGGAGAGCCTCAGAGGATGAAGACGCAATTTGATCAGGGAGTTTCTTTGCACCCTactcatttttcttgttttgtcaaTTTGTGTATGCACTGAGGACAATTCAtgatctaagtgtggggtggggacttGTAGAAATTACTTCtagttgtttgttttgttgttttagtaAGTGTCATTTTCGTTAGATACTTGTTTTAGTTATTTATTTTAAGAATTTGGTTTAGtgatttgtttttgttatttgtttaGTTATTAAAAGAACATATCTGGactcttcccgacgatggatctcctagatagTTTTTCTGAGGGAAGTAAGTctagagaaaaaagaagaagattttttttagGTAATGTAGTAattctcccttggtttttctttgggccgcagttcttttccaagAGCTTTtagttgaaccgggtgtagttaatttttatttttaggagtaGAAACCACGAAGCTATGCATTTAATTGTAGTAATATCTCTTagctttattatgccttgagaatagttatGACTATGGTCGTGACGCTTAGGCTCGGTTTTTGACTCTAGCATAAATACCTTAAATCGTAGATTCCtaattttgcttaactgctttgactggagtgtcgcgatgaaaccaatcctgagtgagttatgtgccatgtgtgtgagagTTTTGtaggtattctgtgcattgcatttgatgtctagaacttgccttgtgtgtgtgcaaagcaaaatagtagtcttgttcatTCTGAGAAGtaatataggcgtttctttgttaagccagatatatatagtttacccacctaaaagttatgtaacgtagttaacctctttgagcctgtaatcctgtttctttggcaaccacactacaagccttacccaattgtttgaattaaccatctatttgaaccgtTTCACCTCTAATGAGCACTTGAATTgctatgaactttgtaaaagtaaaagagtgggatggttggtttggcttttgagtagaaCTAATGAAATacggagaaaggtgcattgttttgaaaaattaagagccgcttgaattgaaaaaaaaaatgaaaaaaaaaagacaaaaatagttgtattgctatgaaaaagaatattcttagataagtggtgactcttaatgtaattgtgcttaaagaagtatggggtaatatacattgatgtgaaggtggagttttggtttgacataagtatgggctgaaatgttaaagtatatgtattaaagtgcttagggaggtgtagtcactcacatatccaaatatatcctacccgacccacggtgtacattacaaccaatcaaagtcctatttgatcttaGACTAAATAAGCTCGATTAATAGAGTATtatactacgggcaagcctatggtgcatcatttgtggcatatgaatgttatttctgagagcgagtgaattttttcctatcttgagttcctacgtTCTTAAAATTCATCGTGTGTGGAACTGAGCTCTTTGttgggtgagggcacatgattcataaaggaaaggtaaaGTCATTGACCTCCATGTTAGACTAAGTAAGTAATTTGTGAATAAGTCATGGTatatgagtcaaatcttgaggcgaggatatTACACCGTGGTGCTTAGACTATTTTTAATATTCTTGGTGCAAGGAGTTAAGGGAATTGCTTAGTGAGGTTGTGTCTATAAGTTGGtctgattgctcgaggacgagcaatgtttaagtgtgcggtattgatgtgtggctataattcatggTTTAGCACACTATtcgccttgcattttatatgctttaatgataaattacactttatttacTCGTAATGAATGCCATTTTAtgtgtgtaggtgaattggagatgaaagtagagaaaAAAGGATACTTAAAAGTCGAAAGCGTGCTCGGGAGGAGTTGAAAAGGAGAAGCCGACGAAGCCAGGTACACTAAGCGTTATACCTGGCGAAGCCAGGCCTAGTGCAGGCCTTATACCTGGCGACACCAGGCTAAGGCCAGGTGATAGACCTGGCGAGGTGAGGCAGGAGTGAGATAGACCAGGCTTTATACCTGGCGACGCCAGGCTTGGGGCGAGGTACACCAGGCGTTAGGCCTCGCGAGGCCAGGTCTGGGCACTCAcagtccgagttttgaagacttatttcgtctctgggtttgactaggactttgCCTACATGTTTAGGTCttttctacacatataaatagacctaaaaagaCCTAAAAATGCCATTTTGGGGGACTTTTACAACCGGAGGCAAGAATAGCTTGTGAAATCACCTAttgggagttagaatcatcgATTTCTATATCCTTTCATCTGTACTTGTActttaattattcaaaatatttggaatattgttactatgagtatgagtagctaaaattcctaatctaggattttgatggaacctattgaaggataattttcttgttacgttaatataaatttgccgtagtattttctctatttgttcaactatactattcatgtggttgattgaagggccctcaattagctgtgcctatttagtatgtattactcgggagagagtgcatatttaggtagttgttgaacaacatcactcctaacgtatatgagggatcaatacgaagggtttaaaggtgggattagagataatgaaaccttggtgcgatctgagtgagccgtacttaatgccagctagcgtaattcggcagaatatgtctagtaaattgtggtaattattcgggagagagttacgacagttatagtgctcatgatcgatagagaagacttaggcaaatttatagaaaacgtagcggaaaagattccgacaattgggaaaataaCAACCTTAGATCTTTCCAATTCTTGTTTACAAAATTCGTAGTTAGTCATTTGTTACTGCATTTTCATTatgtaatatttagttaataaacatccaaattattattcaaatatttctgaagattgattggGTGAATTTGTGCGGGTCTAGCAACTATggttgataggttaattccctgtgggattcgactccggacttattagCCAGAATATATTTGCGACGACCGCTTGtattttttataaggcatagttgggcgtgatcacctCTTCCATGTCAACATTCAAAATCAATTCAGCTATGAACAGACCATGTCCGCTTCACTTTGGGAAAAGATACAACTCATATCAGAAACTTTGATCAAGACATTTTGAAACTCATGTTAACAGAGATGAAATCCAGCAAATCGAGATCTAGGGTTTGAGAACAATCTAGAGAGAGAACCTGCAGATAAAGGAGAATCGTGGTTCAACAATGGGGAAGACAATGGCGCTGTGAGAGAGAGATCGTATAGAGAGAAATAAGATACGGTGATTTTGAGAGGGAATAaactgaaagaatgagagaaaaaaaatattagacAGCGTATTTAATGGCTTCACGGTAGGAAGTGACCATAAGTACATATTTTGTTATAAAaactaaaaggtagctatagaaaataatattttaaagggtttttatttataataaatagggtataAAGCTTTGCAATAAGaggtaaaattttcaaaaaaaaaaatcacttcttTTGCGTCTTTACtgaattttgtattttaattttttaacgtGAAATATCAGTGtgcttcttaatttttttttccggttcaccagtagaaaagaaaaaggaaaaaaacaactAAAGAAATGTAAATCTTCAGAAATCAATGGTGTATAATATTAGTGCATGATAAAAAGTAAAAACACATAAATTCGTTATTTCTTTTAGTAGAATTGGTTTAAATTGTCAATATCATCACCGTTTCTATTGTTCGATCAATTAGCAAAAAAGCCTGTGAGACACTTAAGGAATTATTCTCAATAATTTGCATATAATGCAGTAATTTTAACAAAGATATgatgttatttatttgtttttattcttcattatcaaaatttttgATAAGGAATTGTCTTGACTATGAATGTTTTAAAATTTAGATATACTCAAATTCCGGTTTTGTATAACTAACTGCTTGATATCATCTAATTAGCAGTTTTTCtaacctatttttataatttttgaaaattttaaaaaactgaTTCTGGAAATCTGGAAAATAGTAGAACTATTTTTTTGGGACTCCGGAGATCTCgttatttgttttttaaaaaactgAGTCTGCAAACTAGGTGCATCTAAAATATTCATCATCGCTTGATTTAAGCGCCAACGGTGCACCAATTGATCTATATGCTTTTAATTGTGGCGTGCATAAATTAACCGAACATTATGTTTAGATCGAACTAATAGATGCATGAtattatcattttattaagtcattTAACCATGTTAATTAGTTAATATAATTTGATGCAAACACCCAATGCAATTAATTTTACCGCATCCATGCGCGCATTTGTGGTAATTAAGTTGACATACCTTTTTATCGGATGTCTCCAAAGTTACTGTCGACATACATATATTCTAGGATAtctccttttgtttcttttttaattttggtAATTATAGCTTGTTATACAAATTTGTTGTCTGAAAGATCAAATTAAAATTTGCAAGTGATATTACATTCATCTAATTATTGTATTAAATTGTAATAAATGTTGCAGGGGAGCTGGTGTAACGGTAACGTTACTGTCATGGATTATAACATTCTACACAATCTGGCAAATGGTGGAGATGCATGAAATGATACCAGGCAAAAAGTGAAAAAACATCAGATAATGTGTTTATGTTTCTGAGTGCATTAGGAAATGTAGCGTTTGCATATGCTGGACATAATGTAGTTCTTGAAATTCAAGCTACAATTCCTTCAACAGAAGATGCACCTTCAAAAAAAGCAATGTGGAAAGGTGTATTCACAGCTTATATTATTGTGGCCTTGTGTTATTTGCCTGTGGCTTTCATTGGATATTGGGTGTTTGGTAATGGAGTTGATGATAACATCTTGCTCACACTACATAGACCTACATGGCTTATTGCAACTGCTAACATTTTTGTTGTCGCTCATGTCATTGGGAGTTACCAGGTATCTTTCACTACTTTTAATTACAGTCAGACATCTCTATAACAGCATCGCTATATAACAACCATTCACCGTAAAAGCCAAGTTTTTATGGAACCAATTTTTAtgctatgttataatatatgttctctataacaacacttcgctATAACAACCAAAATAATCCGGAACAAATaaggctgttatagagaggtttgattgTATAAGATTTTATGCAAGTAGTATCGGTCTATTGCCATAACTTTTAGACCTAGGACTGTGGTTCTTTTAAGTCTTTATGTCTTAAACTAACAGTTACTCTACATAATTTTCAAATGGTGTCGATTTTCATATATACTAGCTAGAAAAGTTCGTTGCAAATTAACCCGTGTCAGATACACCCCATACTAAGGGATGTCTCTGCCACTGTCTACAATAATAACAAGTAACTactcagtacaaataaaatatgTTAACCTAAAAAAAGAGTACATAACTTGTTTTAGTAGACTAAAATAGTTAGTATAATAAAAATTTTACACAGtgcatatatataaatttaatccTTTATATGTAATTGAGGAAACCTACTTCAACTGTATAAACTCTTTAAGTCTTTGATGTGCCTCAATTGATAATATATTATGAGCAACTTAGATGTTAGTAATTTACCTAATTAATCTGTTGTATATTACTTAATTTACATTTCAGGTTTATGCAATGCCAGTGTTTGATATGATAGAGGCATACGCTGTGAAGTCATTGAAATATAATCCTTCCACTCTTCTACGTGTTTGTGTGCGTACGGTTTTTGTTGGTAAgttatttacttgtttattagaaaatatttttgcacaattagaaaataaactgaaaaagtTGTTTAATTGCTCttttctatgtattttttatattctTGCTATGGTCTTCTGTTATTGTAGCATTTACATTGGTTGTGGGCATGACAATACCATTCTTTGGTGGTTTGATGGGATTCTTTGGAGGTTTTGCTCTGGCACCAACCTCATATTATGTAAGTATATTTCATAGATAACTCATTAAATTTTCACTTCATTAAATCAGAAGTTATGACTATATAATACTCATATGACAAACATATTTAACATTTACTATGTTTTTAATTTCTACCTACAGCTTCCATGCATCATCTGGCTTATTATAAAAAAGCCCAGACAGTTTGGCTTGTCATGGTGTACGAACTGGGTAAGTTTACCAGAACTTGTAAATATAATCATGAAATTTACTTACACTTGGTGTTTACATCAAACTAATCAATAAAACTCAacgattaaaaattaaaatgagagtgCATATAACTTCACCACAGTTAAGTTAAAAATGTATTTATGAAAAACAAATATCTTACGTACATATttattgatttgatataaatAGCGATGTCTATACAAATTATTTAGGGGAAAACTTTTTATACACTCGATGATATGCATCAAAGCAATAAGTACATAACAAGTGTCTTTTGCATAAGATATAGCATCTTATCATTGTTAATAAATGTAGATTCTCACATCAATATATAAATTAATTGtgataaattaatataattttgtACATGCAACGTTTCGTGCAAGCTTTTTCCCTACTTACCActatctcttattttttttctctttatgttGCAGCTTTGCATTATAGTGGGTGTA comes from Nicotiana tabacum cultivar K326 unplaced genomic scaffold, ASM71507v2 Un00321, whole genome shotgun sequence and encodes:
- the LOC142179085 gene encoding lysine histidine transporter-like 2 encodes the protein MEKGGDSEEKRREKAIDEWLPITSDRNAKWWYSTMHNVTAMVGAAVLSLPYAMSEMGAKSEKTSDNVFMFLSALGNVAFAYAGHNVVLEIQATIPSTEDAPSKKAMWKGVFTAYIIVALCYLPVAFIGYWVFGNGVDDNILLTLHRPTWLIATANIFVVAHVIGSYQVYAMPVFDMIEAYAVKSLKYNPSTLLRVCVRTVFVAFTLVVGMTIPFFGGLMGFFGGFALAPTSYYLPCIIWLIIKKPRQFGLSWCTNWLCIIVGVLLTLTSPIGGLWSIIKSAKTYRFYT